TCTCCTGCAAATAGGGAGAAGCGATTTAAAACTCATGACCCAGTGACTCAGTAAAAGATAGCTCTCACCAAAACTCACGACCCACTCGGTAAGATAGCTCTCACCACTACGCCAAGCTTGCCCTTCTCAACCGTGAATTAATCAACGTATTAATAGAATTAGGTAGACTTAATCTAAATTACAAAGAAGGCATATATCACATAGAATAAATATATTTTTTCAACCTGCACtcatgtagttcaaacccacctcatCGTAGAACTAAAGATTAAGTATTTCATAACAGATTTCCAAATATATTAACGAAGGAAACACATGACAGAGTGATGCAAGCTACCCGCTTTTCCACTAGCAGTTGCCGCTTAAAGTTTCCAACCTTCTTCAGCTGTAAGGAAAAACAAACAATGATATCAGAATAAACTAATAGCGTGTTTGGATTGCAGGACTGGTCGCTCCCGGAGCCGTCCGAGCATGTATCTGATCCTCCGTTGCCGTTTGGTGGTTTGCATCGCGGAAGGATGTCGTCTGTCATAGCGTTCCTCGTTCGTAAGCCAAATCGATTCATTCCGTATAAAGTCTCCAAACATACTGCTGCCGGATCTGAGACAATAGGAGAGCGTAATTAAAGTACCAGGAGTTTTTGCAGGTTTAATGGCAGCACAGCTTATATGTATCGAGCTCACAGCACGCATCCGATGGAGTGTCAAAGCTTCTATGGGACGCCAGGAATGGCCAGATGTCAAGTCTGAACACTATGATATCCTTGATGAGCAAGCGAGATTGCTGTTCACTACAGAAAATTATGGAATCAAGAGAAGTAGAGAGAAgtagggcctgtttgtttgggattataatataCTCATGATGGAGGACTTGAGGTTGCGCAAGTGCTGAAATTCTGGGCGTGTAGATTACCCTGACCCAACCACACAAACAACCTGGACCTACGTGTTTCCCATCCCATGATATACTATCAAACGTTTGGCCAAAACGATCCAGACTTCTCCAGATGTTAGAAATAAATGGGGGCGAAAAAAAACAGCACTTTATTGGTAGCCACCAGTTCTGAGTTTCATCCTACAAATAGGGATGTTTAAGATGCCCAACCGGATTGTTCACCTGAAAATCAAATGATGACCTAAACAAGAGTACAGCTAAAGCTAGAAATTCTTGGGCTCCTTAAGATCTCGAATAAATCCTCTGAATTCAGAACAAAAAACATATCACCAGAACAAAACCCATAGCCACTTCTCTCCATGCTTCAGCTCAGCTCTGTTCTACACTGTTCACTCACTCACTCCAGTACCCGTCATTTTCCTTCTCACATTTctcaacctcatcctcatcatcctcctcgccGATCTCCATCACTGCCTCTCGGAACCGCCTGACATCATCCAATGCCGCCTTCCGGAACATAGCAATGTCTACTGCGCCAGCTACCATATGGTAACCCCTCAATTTGAGCTGCTCCGGCGGGTCATTCTGCATTGCAAACCCGCCCAGGTAAGCAGCATTGCCACCCGAGGCTGCTGCCgccgccttcttcttcttcttggccTCCAGCACCTTCCTCTCGGCCTCCCTCAGCGTAGCCCGGACCTTCCTGTTCCCGGGGTCCCACAGGTATCCCATGCTAGCCGACAGGTCGAGCGGGCCCATCTGCACGACGTCCACGCCGTCGACGGCGGCGATGGCGTCGATCTCCGCGATCGCGGTGGCGGTCTCGACCTGGCAGATGACGAGGGTATCGTCCTCGCAGCGGGAGAGGTAGGAGTCGTCGAAGCCGTAGGCGGAGGCGCGGACGATGGGGTGTGCGGCGCCGCGGACCCCGCGCGGCGGGTAGCGGCAGTGGGAGACCGCCTCCGCGGCGGCCTCGGGGGACTCGATGGCGGGGAGCATGAGGCCCGCGGGGCCGAGGTCCAGCGCCTTCTTGGCCCAGACGGCGCTGGCCTCCGGGAGGCGGAGCACGGCGGGGGTGCGCGCGGCGTCCAGCGCGCGAAGGCAGGCGAGCGCCTCGGGGATCCCGCCCGGCCCGTGCTCCATGTCGACGACGACGTAGTCGTAGCCGGCGAGGGCGGCGAGCTCGGCGAGGGTAGGGGAGAAGGAGAGGAGGAACAGACCGTACAGGGTGTCTCCGGCGGCGAGGCGGGACTTGAGggagggcgcgggagagaggagGTCGGATGCCGCGGCGGAGACCGCGACGGAGGAGCGCCGCCCACGGCAGGGAAGCCGGTCCGTGATGCGCTGGGAGGGAAGATGCGAGGGGTTTGGCTGAGTTTTGGGTCTGCGCTTGGGGGCGAGGAGGAGGTGGGAGAGGAAGGAAGCGGTGGCGGCCATGGCGAGCGAAGCCGGCCGGCCGGTCGGCGGAGGGGGAGGTGGTGGTTGTTCGATTTTGGGATCTGCCGTCTGCGACTGCCAAGCCGAACGGCGAGTCCGGCGGCCGGAGAAGTGGGGCCGCGTGGGGCGTGACTGTTTTGTCACGTGCTGCGGTGCCGCCGTGCGCTTGCTGGCGTGGCAtagcgtctttccgcctcgtttgGTGTGGACCAGTTGAACTTGCTGCTGTACGTGTTTTTATAAATTCTTTCATACGAAATGAATAATAATAAATTTTATAAATCCAATTATTATAACAACAAAAACATAATGCCATACAAAAAGTATTATTTTTAATACATAGGACAACCGTAACTCTTGTTTTTTTCTAAAGTATAATAGGAACGTCTCAAACTCGGAATACACGGTACATCATAATGCAATCTTCTTAATCCAATATACAAGCGACTGAGCGAGTACATCGGATGGAGGCGCATGCACTTTTCATCTTCTCCACTGCGTCTTGAGAGCACCAAAACTAAGATAACTGAAGTTTGCATTAGCTTAACAGATGGATAACATCTTCAAAATTCTCAAAACAGTTTGCATCACAATTAAGAGGATAAGCAAAAATCTTACCTCTGTCTCGGCATTAAGCATCTACAGTTTGCATTAGGGGGCATAGCCCTGGGCATCAATGGCGCCGAACAGATGCGATCTTATAAAAAAACTGTTTACTCCATATCTAGACTATTTATAGGAGAAAATGTCGAAGATATGTGTCATGTTTCGTCATTGATCTGCAAGGTTGCATAGAAACTGAAACGTACATGACTTAAAACGGAGCTAAGTTTTGAACAAAGCTTAAAAGACCTTTAAAATAACGGATAACCAATAATGAACAGACAAAACTTGATTTCTTTTAGTCCTCGCCTCTAGTCAATGTGCTTGTTTTTCATGTTTCAGCTTAGCTTTCCCTCTTATCGGCTAGCAGCTGCAACAGGCAGGGAAAAAAATCAGGAACTTGAATCAATCTAAGAGATCTAGAAAACATGTGTGCATTGAAATACAGGTTCATGCATACAAAACAGTCAAACAAATTGGCAAGTTAATCAAAATGTTCCCTTGCTAAACTTCTCACATATTGATCAAGCCATTACAATCTCTGAAATATTAACCAGGTCACAACTAATCATTATATAGAGTAAATTATCTTAAAACCTAAGCCCCCAGAGACTATTTTCCCACAAACCAGGTCCTAAATTTTCACCCCATGGTCAATATTGAATGGAAGTTTAATAAGAAAAAAATTATGGATATCATCTCCTCAATGCATGCAGAAAGCTAGTTCTCAAAAGAAGGGCTGTAGTGGAAGGCCCGGTAGATCAGCAATAGAGAAATAAACAAGTTTCATAGGCCCTCCTTTGTCCATGCTTTAAGATTTTCTTCTTCTCCATTAACTAGGTAAATACACATACGTTGCAACGGGAAAAAATAGTGCAGCAATAACATATGTATAACAATGTATTGTGTTGTTAATCAAAATTAAGTTGTCTCTAGAGAACATGAACCGCACGACGCCACAGGGACACACAGGACGGAGACGGGTCGGCCTGCTCTTGACGGGACAGCGCTGGAGACACTTTGACCTGGAGTCCTTGACTCGTTATCCTAATGTTGAGGCTGGTAAAGTCGGACACGTCGGGTAGGAGGTCTGAGAGCATGTCGTGAAGGTCTATGATCTTGAAAAGCTTCTCAAGGGTGGCGGCAATGATGCTGACGGCCTCGGTGAAGCCAAAGAGCTGCAGTGTGGTGCCATTGATGGCCTTGGCAAATGGGGTGTCGTGCGTGGTGGGCGCTGAGGCGACGAATATGGAAGCAGAGGCGGTGCTCGCTGGTGAAGACGCCGATGTTGAGGCGCTCGACACCGAGCCGGCGCAGGGAGGCATCGTCATACACTTTGTTTCCTAAGAGTTTAAAAAGAAAAGTAAAAAATAACCAAAGCTTGGGTCAAACTTGGGCTTAGCTCCCATGTGAAAAGTACTATTTTGTTCATGAAAAACAAGTAGCAGGGAATCATGCTATGGTGTACACAATTTTTCACCTAGGCGCATCAAAGAGATGCACAACAAGAACTGCTAACCTGTGGGTACTCCTACACAACAACACTTTCTTCAAACTCTATGGGATCTAGGAAATTTTACCACGAAGCCCTCTTGGATGAGAACGATTTCTGTTCCTCCTCATTGCCTCCTTCGTTTCCTTAGGACAAACATAAAGTAGAACAGTCATGTTGCACTAAACATGTTGATGAATTGCAGAATGTAGATTGTAAAATAGAACTTGATTGTTTTTGCTACGATCACATTTTGCTACAATATTTTTTTTCACTGAGATCACCAGTCCATCTGCAACGAGATGATTAAGCATTCCTAGATATGTTACTTCACATCACTTCGTTTACTAATCCAAAGAAATTTCTATCCATCCTTCTCAATATAACCAATCTTATGAACTCTACAAGCATGCCATAATAGTAAATTCATTCACAAATGAGAAGGTTCTAACAATTATTCATAGATACGTGGACAACTGAAGGATATAGAGAAAAAAGAACAACAATATGAGTAAAATTGGGGCACTGAGGGCGAGAATAACAATGGGATGGTACCATTAGATGTTTACAATGCTTGATGATAAACATATATTAAAAGAGGAAACAATTTAACATACTTTTATACttgtaagggaattaggcttacacctacttcctaattgattttggtggttgaattgtccaacacaaataattggactaactagtttgctctagattatatgttctacaggtgtcaaaggttcatctacaactatactaaatcgactgtccggaataccgtagattattccggacaggagaagctttttggaaaaacaggcaaagcgcggaccgtccgggcccttgtagcggaccgtccacgacacaaggatgaccctcggacagaaccaatgcaaaaatccgagtctgcactatggaccgtccggaggataagcgcggaccgtctgggacctcgctcggaccgtccgacctcatgcgcggaccgtccggtaggcaaggatccgaaaaacccgaaggtgacgggttcggaagaatgaattatagcggagttgcggaccgtccggggtgcacgaccggaccgtccgcgactgggtctgtctgacatctgacgacgcattaaatgcaatatagccgttgatatagccgttactgctgaccgttgcgttttcagccgttgatctacaggggcggaccgtccggaccaggcgggcggaccgtccgcgctcagcagaatggagcaacggctaggaagtggttggtggctataaatacaaccccaaccacctccattcacttgacccaagcattccaaccttcaacattcaatacaagagctagcaatccattccaagacacattcaaagcctccatctctccaagtttcacaattgagaaaagagatcattagtgattagtgacttgagagagaaagtgatccgtgtgttatttgtcgctcttgtcgcttggtttttgcaatcgtgccttctttcttgattctttcttgcgatcaaaactcacttgtaattgaggcaagagacaccaatcttgtggtggtccttgtaggaactttgtgttccaagtgattgagaaaagaaagctcactcggtccaagggaccgtttgagagagggtaagggttgaaagagacccggcctttgtggcctcctcaacggggagtaggtttgagagaaccgaacctcggtaaaacaaatccgcgtgtctcacttcattattcgcttgcgatttgttttgcaccctctctcgcggactctattatacttctaacgctaacccggcttgtagttgtgattatttttgagattttcagtttcgccctattcaccccccccctctaggcgactttcaattggtatcagaacccggtgcttcattagagcctaaccgctcgaagtgatgtcgggagatcacaccaagagggagatggagaccggcgacaagcccactacgagccaagggagcacttcatcggaagagtcccgcaccaagaggaaggagaagaagaaggactccttcaaacagaaggagaaaagatcttcttcctcacaccacaaagagaagaaggaaaaatcttcttaccacaagtcgcatcggaaaggcgacaagcacaagaagatgaggaaggtggtctactacgagaccgacacttcatcaacatcgacctccgactccgatgcgtcgtccgtaacttctaagcgccaagagcgcaagaagtttagtaagattcccttacactatcctcgtacacctagacatactccattactttccgttccattaggcaaaccgccaacttttgatggcgaagattatgctaggtggagtgatttaatgaaatttcatctaacctcactccacaaaagtatatggaatgttgttgagtttggagcacaggtaccatccgtaggggatgaagactatgatacggacgaagtggcccaaatcgagcacttcaactcccaagccacaaccatactccttgcctctctaagcaaggatgaatacaacaaggtgcaagggttgaagaatgcaaaggagatttgggacctactcaagaccgcgcacgagggtgatgaactcaccaagatcacaaagcgggaaatgatcgagggggagctcggtcgttttcgtcttcgccaaggggaggagccacaagatatgtacaatcggctcaaaaccttggtgaaccaagtgcgcaacctcgggagtaagaagtgggatgaccacgaggtggttaaggttattctaagatctcttattttccttaaccccactcaagttcaattaattcgtggtaatcctagatacacactaatgactcccgaggaagtaatcgggaattttgtgagctttgaatgtatgatcaagggatcaaagaagatcaacgagcttgacgaaccctccacgtccgaagcacaaccagtggcatttaaggcgacggaggagaagaaggaggagtctacaccgagtagacaaccaattgacgcctccaagctcgacaatgaggaaatggctttaatcatcaaaagctttcgccaaatcctcaagcaacggagggggaaggactacaaaccccgctccaagaaagtgtgctacaaatgtggtaagcccggtcattttattgcaaaatgtcctatatctagtgacagtgacaggggcgacgacaagaagggaaagaggagagaaaagaagaagtactacaagaagaagggcggcgatgcccatgtttgccgggagtgggactccgacgagagctccaccgagtcctcttccgacgaggacgccgccaacatcgccgtcaccaagggactcctcttccccaacgtcggccacaagtgcctcatggcaaaggacggcaaaaggaagaaggttaaatctaaatcccccactaaatatgaatcctctagtgatgataatgctagtgatgaggagaataatttgcgtaccttttttgccgatcttaacatgcaacaaaaggaaaaattaaattaattgattagtgctattcatgagaaggatgatctcttggactctcaagaggacttccttattaaggaaaacaaaaagcatgttaaggttaaaaatgcttatgctctagaggtagaaaaatgtaacaaattatctagtgagctaagcacatgccatgacactattgacaaccttagaaatgaaaatgctagattaattgctaaggttgattctcatgtatgtgatgtctcaattccaaatcttagaaatgataatgatgatttgcttgctaagattaaggaattgaatgattctcttgatagccttagagtagaaaatgaaaatttgattgctaaggctaaagattttgatgtttgcaatactactatttccgaccttagaactaagaatgatatgttgcatgctaaggttgtagaactaaaatcttgcaaaccctctacatctgccgttgagcacacttctatttgtacttgagagcacctagagggggggtgaataggtgatcctgtaaaacttaaacttatagccacaaaaacttgttaagtgttagcacagttcttgccaagtggctagagaggagtcaaaacacaataaccacaagaaagcaatcacagagatgacacggtggttatcccgtggttcggccaagtacaaaacttgcctactccacgttgtggcgtcccaacggacgagagttgcactcaactcctctcaagtgatccaatgatcaacttgaataccacggtgttcttcttttctttgctcttttcccgtttgcgaggaatctccacaacttggagtctctcgcccttacaatagagtttcacaaagaagtacggagtaagggagggaagcaacacacacaaatccacagcaaaatgcgcacacacacggccaagaatcgagctcaaaagacaatctcaaagttctcactagaacggagctcgaatcacttagaatgacaaacaaatgcgcaaagactgagtgtggatgatcaagattgctctaaggttgcttggtgttctcctccatgcgcctaggggtcccttttatagccccaaggcagctaggagccgttgagaacaaatctggcaggccatccttgccttctgtcgtcgggcgcaccggacagtccggtgcacaccggacactgtccggtgcccgatttctttccttaacaggcgcagccgaccgttgccaaccgttgcagatctggcgcaccggacagtccggtgcacaccggacagtccggtgcctccttccgaccgttggccaggccacgtgtcccgcgcagatcgcgcggccgaccgttggctcagccgaccgttggctcaccggacagtccggtgcacaccggacagtccggtgaattatagccgtacgccgtcggcaaattcccgagagcggcttcttcgcccgaggcagcctggcgcaccggacactgtccggtgcaccaccggacactgtccggtgcaccaccggacagtccggtgccccagaccgaagcagtcttttggctgtacacagccaactcttcttctttcttcttctttctgtttctatcacttagacaagtatattagtacataacaccaatgtactaaggcttagaaacatacctttacttgtgatttgcaccttgttcatccatgggcatagattcacaattaagcacttgtgtttgcactcaatcaccaaaatacttagaaatggcccaagggcacatttccctttcaatctccccctttttggtgatttatgccaacacaacacaaagcaactagaacaagtgcaaaatcacttcaaataaacctcaaatttattttgattcatttttgacatatatggatcaccctttgccaccacttggtttgtttttgtaaatcgaactcaaatctctatctctaagtcaaacacacatgttgaagcataaagagagtcattccaaaagagattgatcaaggatttcaaaaactccccctttttcccataattactacttctccccacaagaagccaacttttcacaaaagagacaataagagttttgacaaaacaaaagctctaccctactattttcaaatctctcaagtggtagctgatccatttattgctttggcctttattttctccccctttggcatcaagcaccaaaacgggatcaatcttggccctttaaccccattgcctcaccaaaatcttcaattaagagtacaaaggcaataagatcatagagatgaacttggaataagttaccctctcatcggagtgcagtggaagtcttgcatggtccaagtccaccttttccctttcaattctccttcgagactaaatcaagcaaactcaaacaaatggttagtctcaaagggtcaagttgtagcacatctccccctaaatgtgtgcattacttgcaaaaaggacttgtgaggtccggggagtgcttgtacaacttgagcaccatcaataagcaacaaaatgcataaggaacatgatcaatggcataaacacatgtatgttataagtcaatccaagttccacgaatctaagacatttagctcactacgcagcctacaaaaggtcttctcatctagaggcttggtaaagatatcggctagctggttctcagtgctaacatgaaacacttcgatatctcccttttgttggtggtctctcaaaaagtgatgtcggatgtctatgtgctttgtgcggctgtattcaacaggattttccgccatgcggataacactctcattatcacataggagtgggactttgctcagattgtagccaaagtcccggagggtttgcctcatccaaagtagttgcgcgcaacactgtcctgcggcaacatactcggcctcagcggtggatagggcaacggaagtttgtttcttagaattccatgacaccagggaccttcctaagaattggcacgtccccgatgtactcttcctatcgaccttacatccagcatagtcggagtctgagtatccaactaagtcaaaggtagacccctttggataccagagcccgaagcaaggcgtagcaactaaatatctaagaattcgcttcactgccactaagtgacattccttaggatcggattgaaatctagcacacatgcatacgctaagcataatatccggtctactagcacataagtaaagcaaagaacctattattgaccggtatgctttttgatcaacggacttacctcctttgttgaggtcggtgtgtccgtcggtccccatcggagtctttgcgggcttggcgtccttcatcccaaaccgctttagcagatcttgcgtgtacttcgtttgggagatgaaggtgccgtccttgagttgcttcacttggaacccaaggaagtagttcaactcgcccatcatcgacatctcgaatttctgcgtcatcaccctgctaaactcttcacaagacttttggttagtagaaccaaatattatgtcatcgacataaatttggcacacaaacaaattaccatcacatgtctttgtaaaaagagttggatcgactttcccaaccttgaaagcattagctattagaaagtctctaaggcattcataccatgctcttggggcttgcttaagtccatagagcgccttagagagcttacacacgtggtcggggtaccgttcatcctcgaagccagggggttgctccacgtacacctcctccttgattggcccgttgaggaaagcgctcttcacatccatttggtacaacctgaaagaatggtgagcggcatatgctagcaagatacgaatggactctagcctagccacaggagcgaaagtctcctcaaagtccaaacctgcgacttgggcataaccttttgccacaagtcgagccttgttcctcgtcaccaccccgtgctcgtcctgtttgttgcggaacacccacttggttcccacaacattttgcttcgaacgaggcaccagtgtccaaacttcattgtgcttgaagttgttgagttcctcctgcatggccaacacccagtccggatctagcaaggcctcctctaccctgaaaggctcaatagaagagacaaaggagtaatgctcacaaaaattaactaatcgagaccgagtagttactcccttgctaatgtcacccagaatttggtcgacgggatgatccctttgaatcatcgctcgaacttgggttggaggtgccggttgcgcttcttcctccatcacatgatcaacttgtgctcccccttgatcacacgcctcctgttgatgaacctgttcatcgtcttgagttgggggatgcaccttagttgaggaagaaggttgatctcgttcatattgttcctgtggccgaacgtctccaatcgccatggttcgtatagcggtcgtcggaacatcttcttcatctacatcatcacaatcaataacttgctctcttggagagccattagtctcatcaaatacaacgtcgctagagacttcaaccaaacccgatgatttgttgaagactctatacgcctttgtatttgagtcataacctaacaaaaacccttctacagctttgggagcaaacttagaatttctacctttcttcactagaatgtagcacttgctcccaaatacacgaaagtaagatacattgggtttgttaccggttagtagctcatacgacgtcttcttgaggaggcgatgaaggtagaccctgttgatggcgtggcaagccgtattcacggcttccgtccaaaagtactcgggggtcttgaactctcctagcatcgtccttgccatgtcaatgagcgtcctgttcttcctctctaccacaccattttgctgtggtgtgtagggagcggagaactcgtgcttgatcccttcctcttcaaggaactcctccacttgaaggttcttgaactcggacccgttgtcgctccttatcttcttcaccttgagctcaaactcattttgagctctcctgaggaagcgcttgagggtcccttgggtttcagacttatcctgcaaaaagaacacccaagtgaagcgggaaaagtcatcaacaataactagaccatacttacttcctcctatacttagataggcgacgggtccgaagaggtccgtatgcagcagctccaggggtcttgaagttgtcatcacattcttgctgtgatgcgctcctcccacttgtttacctgcttgacaagctgcacaaggtctatctttttcgaattgaacgttagtcaaacctatcacgtgttctccctttagaagtttgtgaaggttcttcatccccacatgtgctaagcggcgatgccacagccagcccatgctagtcttagctattaagcatgcatcttgaccggcttcttcttttgcaaaatcaactaagtacagtttgccgtctaatacacccttaaaagctagtgaac
This portion of the Zea mays cultivar B73 chromosome 2, Zm-B73-REFERENCE-NAM-5.0, whole genome shotgun sequence genome encodes:
- the LOC100272469 gene encoding uncharacterized protein LOC100272469, yielding MAATASFLSHLLLAPKRRPKTQPNPSHLPSQRITDRLPCRGRRSSVAVSAAASDLLSPAPSLKSRLAAGDTLYGLFLLSFSPTLAELAALAGYDYVVVDMEHGPGGIPEALACLRALDAARTPAVLRLPEASAVWAKKALDLGPAGLMLPAIESPEAAAEAVSHCRYPPRGVRGAAHPIVRASAYGFDDSYLSRCEDDTLVICQVETATAIAEIDAIAAVDGVDVVQMGPLDLSASMGYLWDPGNRKVRATLREAERKVLEAKKKKKAAAAASGGNAAYLGGFAMQNDPPEQLKLRGYHMVAGAVDIAMFRKAALDDVRRFREAVMEIGEEDDEDEVEKCEKENDGYWSE